The genomic window CAGCTTGCCGGCGATTTCCTCGCGGTAGCGCGTCTTGAGACGCGGCGCAGTGGTGGTCGTCATCAGATGTCCTCACCGGTCCGCTTGGCAACGCGGATCTTCTTGCCCTCGTCGTCAAAGCGGTAGCCGACGCGGGTGACGACCTTGTTGCCGTCCTTCTCCACGACCAGCTGTACGTTGCTGACGTGAATCGGGGCCTCGGTGGTGACAATGCCACCGGTCTGCGAGCCGCGAGCCGTCTGACCGGCCTTGGTGTGCTTCTTGACCCGGTTGACACCCTCGACGAGGACGCGGTCCTGAGCGGGGAAGGCAACGATGACCTTGCCCTGCTTGCCCTTGTCCTTACCGGTGATGACCTGAACCAGGTCGCCCTTCTTGATCTTCATGCTTACAGCACCTCCGGCGCGAGCGAGATGATCTTCATGAACTTCTTCTCGCGCAGCTCTCGGCCCACCGGGCCGAAGATACGGGTGCCGCGGGGGTCGCCGTCGTTCTTGAGAATGACAGCGGCGTTCTCGTCGAAGCGGATGTACGAGCCATCCTGGCGACGGCGCTCCTTGACGGTGCGAACGATGACGGCCTTGACGACGTCACCCTTCTTCACGTTGCCACCGGGGATCGCGTCCTTGACGGTGGCGACGATGACGTCACCGATACCCGCGTAGCGGCGACCCGAGCCACCGAGAACACGGATGGTGAGAATTTCCTTCGCACCCGTGTTGTCGGCGACACGCAGTCGCGACTCCTGCTGGATCACGTCTATCTCCTGATCGTCTGCCGGTTCCCGGCGGGGGCCGCGGTGAAGCGGCCCCCGCCGAGCCTGGCGGAACTGTCCTGAGGGGAAACCCCCTCAGGGATTACTTGGCCTTCTCGAGGATCTCGACGATGCGCCACCGCTTCGTGGCGGACAGCGGACGCGTCTCCATGATGACAACGCGGTCGCCGACGCCGGCGGTGTTCTGCTCGTCGTGGGCCTTGAGCTTGTTGGTACGGCGGATGACCTTGCCGTACAGCGCGTGCTTGACGCGGTCCTCGACAGCGACGACGACGGTCTTGTCCATCTTGTCGCTGACGACCAGACCCTCACGGGTCTTGCGGAAACCGCGGTCGGTGTTCGTCTCAGTCACAGTCTTCTCGCTCATCAGACGCTCTCCACCGTCTCGATGCCCAGCTCGCGCTCGCGCATCAGGGTGTAGATCCGGGCGATGTCCTTACGGACGGACTTGAGCCGACCGTGGTTCTCGAGCTGTCCGGTCGCCGCCTGGAAGCGGAGGTTGAACAGCTCTTCCTTGGCCTCGCGGAGCTTGTTGAGGAGCTCCTCGCCGCCCAGCTCGCGCAGCTCGGACGCCTTGGTACCGGCCGACATCACGACTCACCTGCCTCGCGCCGAACGATCCGGCACTTCATCGGAAGCTTGTGAGCAGCGCGGGTGAGCGCCTCACGAGCAATCTTCTCGTTCGGGTAGGACAGCTCGAACATCACCCGACCGGGCTTGACGTTCGCGATCCACCACTCGGGAGAACCCTTACCGGAACCCATGCGGGTCTCGGCAGGCTTCTTCGTGAGGGGGCGGTCCGGGTAGATGTTGATCCAGACCTTGCCGCCACGCTTGATGTGGCGGGTCATCGCGATACGAGCTGCCTCGATCTGGCGGTTCGTCACGTACGCCGGGGTCAGCGCCTGGATGCCGTACTCGCCGAACGCAACCTGCGTGCCACCCTTGGACATACCGCTGCGCTTCGGGTGGTGCTGCTTGCGGTGCTTGACCCTACGGGGGATCAGCATTTCGGTCAGGCCTCCGTTCCGGTGCTCTCAGCCGGAGCAGCGGCGGCGGGAGCGTCGGCCTTGGGGGCCTCGGCTGCCGGCGCGGACTGCTGCGGCTTGCGGCCGCGGCCGCCACGCTCGCCACCACGGCCACCGCGGCCGGCCGGGCGGTCAGTGCCGCCACGAGCCGGACGGTTACCGGCGCGGGCCGCGGCGTTCTCGGCGCGAACCTCGGCGATGTTCTTGACGTCGCCCTTGTAGATCCAGACCTTCACACCGATGCGGCCGAAGGTCGTCTTGGCCTCGAAGAAGCCGTAGTCGACGTTCGCACGGAGCGTGTGCAGGGGCACGCGGCCCTCGCGGTAGAACTCCGAGCGGGACATCTCGGCGCCGCCGAGGCGGCCACCGCACTGGATCTTGATGCCCTTGGCGCCGGCCTTCATCGTGCTCTGCATGCTCTTGCGCATGGCACGACGGAAGGAGACGCGGGAGGAGAGCTGCTCGGCGACGGCCTGGGCCACCAGCTGAGCGTCCACCTCGGGGTTCTTGACCTCGAGGATGTTCAGCTGGACCTGCTTGCCGGTCAGCTTCTCCAGCTCGCCACGGATGCGGTCGGCCTCGGCGCCACGGCGGCCGATGACGATGCCCGGGCGGGCGGTGTGGATGTCAACGCGGACGCGGTCACGGGTGCGCTCGATCTCCACCTTGGAGATGCCGGCCCGCTCCATGCCCTTCGTCATCATGCGACGAATGGCGACGTCTTCCTTGACGTAGTCCTTGTACAGCTTGTCGGCGTACCAACGGGACTTGAAGTCCGTGGTAATGCCGAGTCGGAACCCATGCGGGTTAACCTTCTGGCCCATTACCGGGTTCCTTCCTTGCTGCTGACGACCACGGTGATGTGGCTGGTCCGCTTACGGATCCGGTAGGCACGGCCCTGAGCACGCGGACGGAACCGCTTCAGGGTCGGGCCCTCGTCCACGTACGCCTCGCTGATGACCAGCGAAGAGGCGTCAGGGTGGTCGTAGTTGTGTGCAGCGTTGGCGATGGCGCTGTCCAGCACCTTGCCAACCGGCACGCTCGCGGCCTGCGGGGCGAAACGCAGGACCGCCTGAGCCTCCGTGGCATCCATGCCACGGATGAGGTCCACCACGCGGCGGGCCTTCATGGGCGTGACGCGGATGTACCGCGCCTGGGCCCTGGCTTCCATGGTTGTCCCTTCGGTGTGAGTCATAGTCGTTTCCACCCCGCGTTAGCGGCGCTTCGACTTCCGGTCGTCCTTGACGTGGCCGCGGAAGGTGCGAGTCGGCGAGAACTCGCCGAGCTTGTGGCCGACCATCGACTCGGTGACGAACACCGGGACGTGGATCTTGCCGTTGTGCACCGCGATGGTGTGACCCAGCATGGCCGGGATGATCATCGAGCGACGGGACCAGGTCTTGATGACGTTCTTGGTGCCTGCCTCGTTCTGTACGTCCACCTTCTTGATGAGGTGGCCGTCGACGAAGGGCCCCTTCTTGAGACTGCGCGGCATCTAAACCCGCTCCTAGCGCTTCTTGTTCGTCTTGCGGCGGCGGACGATGTACTTGCTCGATGCCTTCTTCGGCGAGCGAGTACGACCCTCCTTCTGACCCCACGGCGAGACCGGGTGACGTCCACCGGAGGTCTTGCCTTCACCACCACCGTGCGGGTGGTCAACCGGGTTCATCGCGACACCGCGGACGGTCGGGCGAACGCCCTTCCAGCGCATACGGCCGGCCTTGCCCCAGTTGATGTTCGACTGCTCGGCGTTGCCGACCTCACCGATGGTGGCGCGGCAGCGGGCGTCGACCAGCCGGATCTCTCCGGAAGGCATACGAAGGTGGGCCATCGTGCCCTCCTTCGCCAGCAGCTGCACGGAAGCACCGGCGGAACGGGCGAACTTCGCGCCGCCGCCGGGCCGCAGCTCGATGGCGTGGATGGTCGTACCGACCGGGATGTTGCGCAGCGCCAGGTTGTTGCCCGGCTTGATGTCTGCGGTCGGACCGTTCTCGACGCGGTCACCCTGCGACAGACCACGGGGGGCGACGATGTAACGCTTCTCGCCGTCCGCGTAGTGCAGCAGCGCGATGCGCGCGGTGCGGTTCGGGTCGTACTCGATGTGCGCGACCTTGGCCGGCACGCCGTCCTTGTCGTGACGACGGAAGTCGATCACTCGGTAGGCGCGCTTGTGGCCACCGCCCTGGTGGCGAACGGTCACACGACCGGCGTTGTTACGGCCGCCCTTGCTGTGCAGGGGGCGGACCAGCGACTTCTCCGGCGTGGACCGCGTGATCTCGACAAAGTCGGCGACGCTGGAGCCACGACGGCCCGGGGTCGTCGGCTTGTACTTGCGGATACCCATTTCTCAGTCCTCGTCCGATTCCGGACGACTCGACCTCACTAGGAGGTCGGGCCGCCGAAGATGTCGATACGGTCGCCCTCGGCGAGGGTCACGATGGCGCGCTTGGTGTCAGCACGCTTGCCGAAGCCGGTCTTGGTCCGCTTGCGCTTGCCCTGCCGGTTGATCGTGTTGACCCCGGTGACCTTGACCGAGAAGACCGCTTCCACGGCCTGCTTGATCTGGGTCTTGTTGGAGCCGGGCGCGACGATGAAGGTGTACTTGTTCTCGTCGAGCAGCGCGTAGCTCTTCTCGGACACGACGGGCTTGACGAGAACGTCGCGCGGGTCCGAGTAGGTCTTGCTCGTGATGGTCGAGCTGGTAACGGTCGCCTCACTCATCAGGCGGCGCTCCCTTCGGTCTCAGCGGTCTGGGGGCCAGACACGAAGGACTCGAAAGCGGCCTGGGTGAAGACCACGTCGTCAGAGACGATCACGTCGTACGTGTTCAGCTGGCCCGGCTCCAGGATGTGCACCTGGGGCAGGTTGCGAGCGGACAGCCACGCGGCCTCGTCGGCGCGGTCGACGACCAGGAGCAGGTTGCTGCGCTCCGAGATCTTGCCGAACAGCGTCTTGGCGGCCTTCGTGGAAACTCCACCCTCGACCACGCCGGTGACGACGTGGATGCGGGAGTGACGCGCCCGGTCGGAGAGGGCACCGCGCAGGGCGGCGGCCTTCATCTTCTTCGGGGTGCGCTGCGAGTAGTCGCGCGGCTGCGGGCCGTGGACGACGCCACCGCCTGCGAACTGCGGCGCGCGGGTCGAACCCTGGCGGGCGCGGCCGGTGCCCTTCTGGCGGTACGGCTTGCGGCCACCACCACGGACTTCGCCGCGACGCTTGGTCTTGTGCGTGCCCTGACGGGCAGCTGCCAGCTGTGCGACAACGACCTGGTGGATCAGCGGAACGCTGGTCTTCGCGTCGAAGATCTCCGCGGGGAGCTCGACGGTACCGGCCTTGTCGCCTGCCGGCGAAAGGATGTCAATGGTGCTCATTACCTCAAGCCCCCTTGGCCGCGGTACGGACCAGGACGAGGCCGCCGTTCGGACCGGGGACTGCGCCCTTGATGAGGAGCAGACCCTTCTCCGCGTCAACCGCGTGGATGGTCAGGTTCTGGGTGGTGACGCGCTCGTTACCCATACGACCGGCCATGCGCATGCCCTTGAAGACACGCCCAGGGGTGGCGCAGCCACCGATCGAACCGGGGGAACGGTGCTTGCGCTGGACGCCGTGGCCGGCGCCGAGGCCCTTGAAGTTGTGACGCTTCATGACACCGGCGAAGCCCTTGCCCTTGCTCTTGCCCGTGACGTCAACCTTGACGCCGGACTCGAACACCTCGGCAGTGACCTCCTGGCCCAGCGTGTACTCGCTGGCGTCAGGGGTGCGGAGCTCCACCAGGTGGCGGCGCGGGGTCACGTCGGCCTTGGCGAAGTGGCCCTTGAGGGGCTTGTTCACCTTGCGCGGGTCGATCTCGCCGAAGGCGATCTGGACCGACTCGTAGCCGTCGCTGTCGTTCGTGCGGACCTGCGTCACGACGCACGGACCGGCCTTGACGACGGTCACCGGGACAACCCGGTTGTTCTCGTCCCAGACCTGGGTCATGCCGAGCTTCTCGCCCAGGACGCCCTTGATGTTCTTGCTCATCTCGGCCCGTCCCCTCAGAGCTTGATCTCGATGTCGACGCCAGCCGGCAGGTCGAGGCGCATCAGCGAGTCAACCGTCTTCGGCGTGGGGTCGAGAATGTCGATGAGGCGCTTGTGCGTGCGCATCTCGAAGTGCTCGCGAGAGTCCTTGTACTTGTGCGGCGACTTGATGACGCAGTACACGTTCTTCTCAGTGGGCAGCGGCACCGGGCCTGCGACCGACGCACCAGTGCGGGTCACCGTCTCGACGATCTTCTTCGCCGAGGAGTCGATGACCTCGTGGTCGTAGGCCTTGAGCCGGATGCGGATCTTCTGTCCCGCCATGGCTACTAGTAGTCCTGTCTCTCAATAACGCTCTGGGACCCGGTAGTTCTCTTAACTCCGCCTCCGACCCACGCGGTCGGGCGTGTCGCATCCCCTCTACGAAGATCTCCCGAAGGATTTCCCAACCAAGGGGGTGCGGGCCGAAACCGCGCTGCCGGGGGCGAAACCCCACCGGGTGCCTGGTCGGCGCCCCACTGACACTTCCCGAAAGATTCCCGTACGTCCGACCCTGGGGGTCGACGAGTACTGTGGGACTCGCTTCCGGTCCTCCCGGCGGGAGGCGTGCAGCATTGACACTCAACCGAGCAACCTGGCTAGTGTGCCATACGGCCCGTGGGCCTGGCCAATCGGGTCCAGGATCTTACCCCCTGCGAGGGACCGGTCAAACGCGGACACCCATCGGTGAGCTGCGGAACCACCGTTCGGGACGTCCGGCCGTCCGTTCGAGGGATCACCTCTTCCGGCAACTGTCCCCTCCTTCGGCAGGGCGAGAGGGACGGCGGGCCATAGCTTCCGATCATGGTCAACTCATCGCACGAGGCGATGCATCGGATCTTCCAGGAAGATCCGGGCATCTTCACCAGGACGTTCAGGACCCTGGGCATCCCCTTTCCCGACACCGTCGACGTTTCGGTCCTCACGACGGACCTCACCGAGACCCAGCCTCTGGAACGCCGTCTCGACACCCTGCTGCGGGTGGAGACCGCCGATGGCAGGCCGTACCTGCTGGCCGTCGAGTCCCAGGGGAAGAAGGACCCGTCCAAGCCGAGCAGCTGGACCTACTGTCTCGCCCATCTCAACGCCAAGTACGGCATCGCTCCCGTGCTGCTCGTCGTCTGCCAGGACGAGGCCACGGCCCTGTGGGCGGCGCGGCCGATCCGCATCGGCCCGCCGGAATGGGCCTCGCTCACGGTCCGGCCGCTGGTGCTGGGTCCGCACAATGTGCCCGCCGTGACCGATCCCTCGGTGGCAGCTCGCGATGTCCCGCTCGCCACGTTCTCGGCGATTACACATGGTAAGGACCCGAATGCGCCTGCCATACTCGAAGCGCTGGCCACCGCGTTGAAGACCCTCGACGAAGAGACAGCGGTCATCTTCGGCGAGCTCACCGAACTCGGGCTGGGCACGTCCCCAGCCGCTCAGATCTGGAGGGACCTCATGGCCGTGGACCTGTCTTTCTTCCGCTCGGAATCCTCACAGCGCCTGCGTGCCGAAGGCAAGGCCGAGGGCAAGGCCGAGGGCAAGGCCGAGGCCGTGGTGCAGGTGCTGGAGCAGCGCGGGATCACCGTGAGCGGTGAGATCAGCGCCCGCATCAGGGAATGCACCGATCCCGGGGCGCTCGACCGCTATCTGACCCTGGCCCTCAGCGCTTCCTCTGCGACGGACCTGTTCCAGCAGACCTGAGACACCTACGCGTCGGCGCGGGCCCGGCTGCTTGAATCCGGGCCATGTCGACAAGCGCCGTCCGGAGCTGGGGCCTGCGCCTCGCCGCCTCCTGTGGCCTGTACGCCCGCCACGGATTCACCGTGGAGGGCGAGGACCCGGTCGACGTATATATGGTCCGCCCGCCACGGGCGTGATCCGGTGGTCCCGAGCCTCCGGGGGTCAGCCGGCCGCTGCGAACGCCACGAATCGGCTCCACGCCCGCGCGCCGATGCCGATCACGGGGCCCGGCGCACCCTTGGAGTCGCGCACGCTCACCGCGCCCGAGACCCTGGCCACCTCGACACAGTCGTTGTTGTTACTGCCGCTGTAGCTGCTCTTGAACCACTCCGGCCCGGAGGCGTTTCCGGAGGACCTGAGGCTCATGTCTCACCCAGCGCTTTCTCGACGAAGGCCAGAGACTCCCGGGGACTGAGAGCCTGCGCTCGGATGATTCCATACCTGAGTTCGAGGACGTGAACCTCTTTCGGGTCGGACACCGTGCGCGTGATGAGCTGCGCTTCGGAGAAGCCGATCGCCGACCCGTCCCGCAGCTTCAGCACCTGCACCTCGCCGCCCATCCCCGCATGGTCCTCCCGGTCCGTCGGCATCACCTGGAACTCGACGTGCCTCAACTGCGCTATTTCCAGGAGGCGTTCGAGCTGTCGGCGCAACACTGCCCGCCCGCCGAGCGGGCGCCGCAGCGTGACCTCCTCCTGGACGAAGGTCAGCGTCACCAGGGGCGTACGCGTGAAGATCTCCTGGCGCGCCATCCGGGCGGAGACGAAGCGGTCCAGGTCGTCGGGCGAGAGGGCAGGCCGTCTCATCTCGAACAGCGCTCGGGCGTACTCCTCCGTCTGGAGCAGGCCGTGCACGTTGTGGTTGCCGTAGGCGCCGAGCTCCACCGCCTCCCGCTCGACCCGGGCCAGGTCACGCACCTTCCTGGGGTACCGGGCCTCGGCGACGTCGCCCCGCATCGCCGCGATCTTCCCTGCCGCGCCCAGGATCCTGTCGGCGCTGTCGAGGAACTCCGGTTTCGGGGCCCGTCGGCCGCGCTCGACGCAGGACACCATCTCCTCGCTGTACCCGATGGCGGCGCCCAGTTCCGACTGCCGCAGACCGGCCGCCTCCCGCCACAGCTTGATCTGTCGGCCGACGGTCTTCATCACCGCGCCGGAGTCGTCCTCCAGGCCGCTGTCCCAGCGGGAACCGTGCGCGCTGTCCGCGTCAGCCCCGGTGCGCGCCGGTCCCCCTGTGTCCCCGTCCATGCCCGCCCGTCTCTTTCGTGCCCTCGTACCCAACGGTGGCCGCCACCACTACGGCGCGGCACCCAGGCCGGACAGCACCGCACAGCACCGGGTCGCGGCCGGACAAGCGCTCGCCGCACGGCCGCCATCCCTTCCGAGAGTAGCCACGAACCGACCACGCTGAGTGACATGAGTCGAGAAACCACCCGAACCGTGCGTTCCGCTCCCGTCCACGCCTTCACCGTGCTGCTCTCGCCCACCCGGCGGGGTGCCCGGCTCGCACGCCTGCTGGCCGTGGCCCACCTGGGCGCCTGGGGACTTCCCGTGGAGTCGGCCGCGCAGATCGTCGCGGAGTTGGCGTCCAACGCCGTGCTGCACGGTCGCGCGCAGGGCCGGGACTTCCGGCTGGGCCTCACGGTCCTGCTCGACGGGCGGCTACGGATCGAGGTCGGCGACGCCCGCGGCGAGGCCCTGCCACGGACCACGGCCCCCGCACGAGATGCCGGAACAGGGCGTGGCCTGCTGATCGTGGAGGCGCTGGCCGACCGCTGGGGCGTGACGACCGGACCCGTGCCGCGCAAGACGGTCTGGGCCGAACTCGACCTCGCACCGTGACCGTGCGCACCGGGTCGCGGTGGACCACAACCCGGTGGACCGCGTCCCGGCGGCGCACGACGCCTAAGGCTTTTGAGGACTTGGGGAAACAACCCACCCCAACCGGACCCGCCCCTGCTCGCGCCTGGTCACTCGCGCGGGTGACATATGGCAACTGGGCTGGATTTGCCATGGGTTGGCTGTCATATGCTCGCCGCGACAACCGCAGACATGCGACGGCCCCCGCCGGGACTGGCATCCCGGGCGAGGGCCTGACCACGAGGAAGAAGCACCTTCCCGATGGATACCCAGCAGGTTAGCGCGCCCCTGTGCGCCCCGTCCCCCGTCTCCGGGGGCCTCACGCCGTCCGTCGGCGTCATCCACGTCAACGTGCGCCACACCACGGCCTTCACCGTGATCGGCAATCACCTCAGCCAGCATCGCGCGCTGTCGCTGCTCGCGATCGGGCTCGCGGTGCACATCCAGTCGCTGCCCGCCGGAGCGAGGATCGGCATCAAGCGTCTCGCCGAGCGGTTCCCCGAGAGCGAGGTCCGCATCGCCGCCGCCCTGCGCGAACTGGAAGCCACCGGCTACCTGCGACGAAGCCGCGAACGCATGCCGAGCGGCCGGATCGTCACGCGCACCGTGTCCTATAACCAGCCGGGAGCCACCACCCCTGCCCTCGCGCACGCGCGCCCCGCAGCAGGGAGGCGCAGCACTCCGTCGGCACCTGTCCCCCCAGGGGCGCCCCGCACCGGGAGACACCGCGCGCCGACGCAGCGGGCCGAGCCCCTGCCCGCGCCTCCGTCCACCCCCGCGCCTGAGGGAAGCGGGCGGCGCAGCGGACCGACGGCACCGGTCGAAAGCGTGCCGGTTCTCCTGGCGGACACCCTCGCTCCGGCCGCCCCGATGCCCGCGCCACCCGAGCCCGGCCAGGTCGAGGCACCATCGATCGCACCCGTGCCCGTACCGGCGCCCACCGCACGGCCGGTGTCGTCTCCCCCGATGCCCCGTCCCCAGACGGCCTGCGCCGAGCTCAACCGCGCGGCGACCGCGATCCTGGCGGACCTGCGCCGCCTGTCACCGCAGCTCACACTGTCGGAGGGAGACATCGGAATGCTCGCCCCGGGTGTCACCGCGTGGCTGGAGCGCGACGTCCATGCCGACACGATCCGGCACGCGCTCACCGCGGATCTGCCCGTGCCGCTGAAGCACCCGGCCAAGCTCCTGCGGCACCGGATCACCGCCCTGCTGCCGCCTCCGCTGCCGGGTGTTCGGGAACTCGCCCCCGTACGCCCCGGCACGATCGTGATCCCACTCCAGAACTGCGACCGCTGCGACCGCGCCTTCCGCTCACGTCACCCCGGCCACTGCCGCGACTGCGGATCCGGGACGGGCACGGCGGCCTGAACACGGCTCCGGCCGCCTCGGTCAGGTGCGGCTGAGCGCGGGACAGCCCTCCTCCTGGTCCGGCCACGTCCTCCG from Streptomyces sp. NBC_01341 includes these protein-coding regions:
- the rplX gene encoding 50S ribosomal protein L24 — encoded protein: MKIKKGDLVQVITGKDKGKQGKVIVAFPAQDRVLVEGVNRVKKHTKAGQTARGSQTGGIVTTEAPIHVSNVQLVVEKDGNKVVTRVGYRFDDEGKKIRVAKRTGEDI
- the rplN gene encoding 50S ribosomal protein L14 translates to MIQQESRLRVADNTGAKEILTIRVLGGSGRRYAGIGDVIVATVKDAIPGGNVKKGDVVKAVIVRTVKERRRQDGSYIRFDENAAVILKNDGDPRGTRIFGPVGRELREKKFMKIISLAPEVL
- the rpsQ gene encoding 30S ribosomal protein S17 encodes the protein MSEKTVTETNTDRGFRKTREGLVVSDKMDKTVVVAVEDRVKHALYGKVIRRTNKLKAHDEQNTAGVGDRVVIMETRPLSATKRWRIVEILEKAK
- the rpmC gene encoding 50S ribosomal protein L29, with the protein product MSAGTKASELRELGGEELLNKLREAKEELFNLRFQAATGQLENHGRLKSVRKDIARIYTLMRERELGIETVESV
- the rplP gene encoding 50S ribosomal protein L16; this encodes MLIPRRVKHRKQHHPKRSGMSKGGTQVAFGEYGIQALTPAYVTNRQIEAARIAMTRHIKRGGKVWINIYPDRPLTKKPAETRMGSGKGSPEWWIANVKPGRVMFELSYPNEKIAREALTRAAHKLPMKCRIVRREAGES
- the rpsC gene encoding 30S ribosomal protein S3; this translates as MGQKVNPHGFRLGITTDFKSRWYADKLYKDYVKEDVAIRRMMTKGMERAGISKVEIERTRDRVRVDIHTARPGIVIGRRGAEADRIRGELEKLTGKQVQLNILEVKNPEVDAQLVAQAVAEQLSSRVSFRRAMRKSMQSTMKAGAKGIKIQCGGRLGGAEMSRSEFYREGRVPLHTLRANVDYGFFEAKTTFGRIGVKVWIYKGDVKNIAEVRAENAAARAGNRPARGGTDRPAGRGGRGGERGGRGRKPQQSAPAAEAPKADAPAAAAPAESTGTEA
- the rplV gene encoding 50S ribosomal protein L22; amino-acid sequence: MEARAQARYIRVTPMKARRVVDLIRGMDATEAQAVLRFAPQAASVPVGKVLDSAIANAAHNYDHPDASSLVISEAYVDEGPTLKRFRPRAQGRAYRIRKRTSHITVVVSSKEGTR
- the rpsS gene encoding 30S ribosomal protein S19, whose translation is MPRSLKKGPFVDGHLIKKVDVQNEAGTKNVIKTWSRRSMIIPAMLGHTIAVHNGKIHVPVFVTESMVGHKLGEFSPTRTFRGHVKDDRKSKRR
- the rplB gene encoding 50S ribosomal protein L2, whose translation is MGIRKYKPTTPGRRGSSVADFVEITRSTPEKSLVRPLHSKGGRNNAGRVTVRHQGGGHKRAYRVIDFRRHDKDGVPAKVAHIEYDPNRTARIALLHYADGEKRYIVAPRGLSQGDRVENGPTADIKPGNNLALRNIPVGTTIHAIELRPGGGAKFARSAGASVQLLAKEGTMAHLRMPSGEIRLVDARCRATIGEVGNAEQSNINWGKAGRMRWKGVRPTVRGVAMNPVDHPHGGGEGKTSGGRHPVSPWGQKEGRTRSPKKASSKYIVRRRKTNKKR
- the rplW gene encoding 50S ribosomal protein L23 → MSEATVTSSTITSKTYSDPRDVLVKPVVSEKSYALLDENKYTFIVAPGSNKTQIKQAVEAVFSVKVTGVNTINRQGKRKRTKTGFGKRADTKRAIVTLAEGDRIDIFGGPTS
- the rplD gene encoding 50S ribosomal protein L4 — protein: MSTIDILSPAGDKAGTVELPAEIFDAKTSVPLIHQVVVAQLAAARQGTHKTKRRGEVRGGGRKPYRQKGTGRARQGSTRAPQFAGGGVVHGPQPRDYSQRTPKKMKAAALRGALSDRARHSRIHVVTGVVEGGVSTKAAKTLFGKISERSNLLLVVDRADEAAWLSARNLPQVHILEPGQLNTYDVIVSDDVVFTQAAFESFVSGPQTAETEGSAA
- the rplC gene encoding 50S ribosomal protein L3, which translates into the protein MSKNIKGVLGEKLGMTQVWDENNRVVPVTVVKAGPCVVTQVRTNDSDGYESVQIAFGEIDPRKVNKPLKGHFAKADVTPRRHLVELRTPDASEYTLGQEVTAEVFESGVKVDVTGKSKGKGFAGVMKRHNFKGLGAGHGVQRKHRSPGSIGGCATPGRVFKGMRMAGRMGNERVTTQNLTIHAVDAEKGLLLIKGAVPGPNGGLVLVRTAAKGA
- the rpsJ gene encoding 30S ribosomal protein S10; this encodes MAGQKIRIRLKAYDHEVIDSSAKKIVETVTRTGASVAGPVPLPTEKNVYCVIKSPHKYKDSREHFEMRTHKRLIDILDPTPKTVDSLMRLDLPAGVDIEIKL
- a CDS encoding DUF397 domain-containing protein — encoded protein: MSLRSSGNASGPEWFKSSYSGSNNNDCVEVARVSGAVSVRDSKGAPGPVIGIGARAWSRFVAFAAAG
- a CDS encoding helix-turn-helix domain-containing protein, producing the protein MDGDTGGPARTGADADSAHGSRWDSGLEDDSGAVMKTVGRQIKLWREAAGLRQSELGAAIGYSEEMVSCVERGRRAPKPEFLDSADRILGAAGKIAAMRGDVAEARYPRKVRDLARVEREAVELGAYGNHNVHGLLQTEEYARALFEMRRPALSPDDLDRFVSARMARQEIFTRTPLVTLTFVQEEVTLRRPLGGRAVLRRQLERLLEIAQLRHVEFQVMPTDREDHAGMGGEVQVLKLRDGSAIGFSEAQLITRTVSDPKEVHVLELRYGIIRAQALSPRESLAFVEKALGET
- a CDS encoding ATP-binding protein, with protein sequence MSRETTRTVRSAPVHAFTVLLSPTRRGARLARLLAVAHLGAWGLPVESAAQIVAELASNAVLHGRAQGRDFRLGLTVLLDGRLRIEVGDARGEALPRTTAPARDAGTGRGLLIVEALADRWGVTTGPVPRKTVWAELDLAP
- a CDS encoding helix-turn-helix domain-containing protein encodes the protein MDTQQVSAPLCAPSPVSGGLTPSVGVIHVNVRHTTAFTVIGNHLSQHRALSLLAIGLAVHIQSLPAGARIGIKRLAERFPESEVRIAAALRELEATGYLRRSRERMPSGRIVTRTVSYNQPGATTPALAHARPAAGRRSTPSAPVPPGAPRTGRHRAPTQRAEPLPAPPSTPAPEGSGRRSGPTAPVESVPVLLADTLAPAAPMPAPPEPGQVEAPSIAPVPVPAPTARPVSSPPMPRPQTACAELNRAATAILADLRRLSPQLTLSEGDIGMLAPGVTAWLERDVHADTIRHALTADLPVPLKHPAKLLRHRITALLPPPLPGVRELAPVRPGTIVIPLQNCDRCDRAFRSRHPGHCRDCGSGTGTAA